One Synergistaceae bacterium DNA window includes the following coding sequences:
- a CDS encoding nucleotide exchange factor GrpE yields MNGMNDDEARQEEAAAPDPKDEQIESLTRQLKATTADFYNFRQRTTKERLETRKRATEEVILAMLPVLDNLDRALEAAGSEDAASILKGVEMVQRQFVGVLDGLGVSIIKTEGEKFDPLLHDAAGTEQVDSPELDGKVITERLKGYRTKERVLRPAQVTVGKIKEA; encoded by the coding sequence GTGAACGGCATGAATGACGACGAAGCCAGACAGGAGGAAGCAGCAGCTCCCGACCCTAAGGACGAACAGATAGAGAGCCTCACGCGACAGCTAAAAGCGACGACAGCGGACTTCTACAACTTCCGCCAGCGCACCACCAAAGAACGCCTCGAGACACGAAAGCGTGCGACAGAAGAAGTGATCCTCGCGATGCTGCCAGTGCTGGACAATCTCGACAGGGCACTTGAGGCCGCCGGTTCTGAGGATGCAGCAAGTATCCTTAAGGGCGTTGAGATGGTACAGAGGCAGTTTGTGGGGGTGCTTGACGGTCTCGGAGTGAGCATCATCAAGACGGAAGGCGAGAAGTTTGACCCGTTGCTTCATGACGCGGCAGGAACAGAACAGGTAGACAGCCCGGAGCTTGACGGCAAAGTGATAACCGAGAGGCTGAAGGGCTACAGGACGAAAGAACGGGTATTGAGGCCCGCACAGGTAACAGTAGGGAAAATCAAGGAGGCATAA
- a CDS encoding polysaccharide deacetylase family protein, with translation MKTIRIIVLLCVLSAPVYASPSWELTSLDRRKAIPNDTTPPSRTIPLNALPPLSDDEGVIRRVKLSGDVKAVALTFDMCELDTNTTGCDMDVISFLREKQIPATLFMGGKWMRTHAERVKQIMTSPLFELANHNWSHGNCALLSDEGLRAQILWTQAEYELLREEAEAFDAPESMTLFRLPYGRNNQRALKTIAELGMRVVQWDVAAEAGDNSRLERAKRSARLVASMTKPGSILLFHANLVPKGTVNLLREVVNILSDDGYVFVAAGELLGMGEPETVRDGYFSRPKDNYALDKKFGADGTGRRRPFTGKP, from the coding sequence ATGAAGACCATCAGAATCATAGTGCTGTTATGCGTATTGTCCGCGCCCGTTTATGCCTCGCCATCGTGGGAGCTAACTTCCCTCGACCGCCGCAAAGCTATCCCCAACGACACTACCCCTCCGTCCCGAACAATTCCCCTCAATGCCCTGCCTCCGCTCTCCGATGACGAAGGAGTCATCCGGCGCGTAAAGCTCTCCGGCGACGTTAAGGCTGTTGCCCTCACGTTCGACATGTGCGAGCTCGACACAAACACGACCGGCTGTGATATGGACGTGATTAGCTTCTTGAGGGAGAAGCAGATCCCCGCAACGCTCTTCATGGGCGGAAAATGGATGCGCACTCACGCCGAACGCGTCAAGCAGATAATGACCTCACCGCTCTTTGAGCTCGCCAACCACAACTGGAGTCATGGCAACTGTGCATTGTTGAGCGACGAAGGTCTGAGGGCGCAAATCCTCTGGACACAGGCCGAGTACGAGTTATTGCGCGAAGAAGCGGAGGCCTTTGACGCTCCTGAAAGCATGACGCTATTCCGCCTGCCTTACGGGAGGAACAACCAGCGTGCACTGAAGACCATCGCGGAGCTGGGGATGCGTGTTGTTCAGTGGGACGTGGCCGCAGAAGCCGGAGACAACTCAAGGCTCGAGCGCGCGAAACGTTCCGCCAGGCTCGTTGCGTCAATGACTAAGCCCGGAAGCATCCTCCTATTCCACGCAAACCTTGTGCCGAAGGGTACGGTCAACCTTCTCCGTGAAGTCGTGAACATCCTCAGCGATGACGGCTACGTGTTCGTTGCCGCAGGAGAACTTCTCGGGATGGGCGAGCCTGAGACAGTGAGGGACGGATATTTCTCACGGCCGAAGGACAATTACGCGCTCGACAAGAAGTTTGGTGCAGACGGAACAGGAAGACGCAGACCCTTTACCGGGAAACCATAG
- a CDS encoding glycosyltransferase yields MSVPVTVLTVSFNAEATIARTIESVINQTYRDIEYIVIDGASRDDTASVTRSYVERFNAMEGRSMTVISEPDKGMYDALNKGARLAHGEIVGQINADDWYEPDAVQTMAELYEREGYDLAWGSLNVITKSGSIIKHAKKGMFWTTSHWCHPAAFSRREILLEYPYPLINSHDDFDFATHLYVDGKKLIPLDKVISNFTFGGMSTQKSFREAKKRLDEIYGIHRKYGMSRLYYPYRLMFETVKYFLT; encoded by the coding sequence ATGAGCGTACCTGTAACAGTTCTCACGGTCTCGTTCAACGCAGAGGCAACAATTGCGCGGACGATAGAGAGCGTGATTAACCAGACATACCGGGACATAGAATACATAGTGATTGACGGGGCATCGAGAGATGACACAGCTTCTGTTACGCGGTCGTACGTCGAGAGGTTCAACGCGATGGAAGGCCGGAGCATGACGGTGATTTCCGAGCCGGACAAGGGCATGTATGACGCACTCAACAAGGGAGCACGCCTCGCACACGGAGAGATCGTCGGGCAGATAAACGCTGACGACTGGTATGAGCCTGACGCTGTGCAGACGATGGCGGAACTCTACGAGCGCGAAGGCTACGACCTAGCGTGGGGAAGCCTGAACGTCATCACGAAGTCCGGCAGCATCATCAAGCACGCAAAGAAGGGCATGTTCTGGACGACCTCGCACTGGTGCCACCCCGCGGCGTTCTCGCGGAGAGAAATTCTGCTGGAGTACCCGTACCCGCTGATAAACTCTCACGATGACTTCGACTTCGCAACTCACCTGTACGTTGACGGCAAAAAATTAATTCCCCTCGACAAAGTGATAAGCAACTTCACTTTCGGGGGAATGAGTACGCAGAAGAGTTTTCGTGAGGCCAAGAAGAGGCTTGATGAGATTTACGGCATTCACAGGAAGTACGGGATGAGCAGGCTTTATTATCCTTACAGGCTGATGTTTGAGACGGTGAAGTACTTCCTGACATGA
- the rimO gene encoding 30S ribosomal protein S12 methylthiotransferase RimO, giving the protein MRIYFVSMGCAKNTADSEHLTAQLEALGHVITDTTDGADTAIINTCGFIQDAVKENIDAILDLEKLKEDGAVKRIVVAGCLVNRYEKELRAELPTVDLFARSEDWEKVITFLGGTYNANCQSVSHSLTHTFWTRYLKVSEGCNTLCSYCAIPLIRGRLRSIPVKQLLSEARMLCAAGAKELCLVGQDLTVYGSDIGTSLQELIRALNSELPAGTWLRLLYLHPNRVNEALIDFLMTQEKVLRYLDIPIQHADPDILARMNRPCPPEHMRRIFAYIRELDPLFTLRTTIMTGFPGETDKSFSRVLDFVSDVEFDRLGAFVYSPEEGTKAAKLSGRVSRKTAEARCSKLMELQAEIAQERSELFVEREVDVLVEEIDAEADEAWGRSYRDAPEVDGLVCVEGAASMRPGDVVLAKINDCNENDLFGEVINDERK; this is encoded by the coding sequence ATGAGGATATACTTTGTCTCTATGGGCTGTGCCAAGAACACCGCAGACAGCGAGCACCTCACTGCACAGCTCGAAGCACTTGGCCACGTCATCACTGACACTACCGACGGTGCGGACACGGCAATCATCAACACATGCGGCTTCATTCAGGACGCAGTGAAGGAGAACATCGACGCGATTCTTGACCTCGAGAAGCTCAAGGAGGACGGAGCCGTCAAGAGAATCGTTGTCGCCGGATGCCTCGTGAACCGCTACGAGAAGGAATTACGCGCCGAACTTCCGACGGTTGATTTGTTCGCACGGTCTGAGGATTGGGAGAAGGTCATAACGTTTCTTGGAGGCACGTACAACGCAAACTGTCAGTCAGTCTCGCACTCACTCACTCACACATTCTGGACGCGCTACCTCAAGGTCTCCGAAGGCTGCAACACCCTGTGTTCGTACTGCGCAATTCCCCTCATACGCGGCCGTCTCAGGAGCATTCCCGTCAAGCAGCTTCTGTCTGAAGCAAGGATGCTGTGTGCTGCCGGAGCAAAGGAGCTGTGCTTAGTCGGCCAAGACCTAACAGTTTACGGCTCTGACATCGGCACTAGTCTTCAGGAGCTCATCCGCGCCCTCAACTCTGAGCTTCCGGCAGGGACATGGTTACGGCTTCTCTACCTTCATCCTAACCGCGTCAACGAAGCATTAATTGACTTCCTGATGACGCAGGAGAAAGTCCTCCGCTACCTTGACATCCCCATACAGCACGCAGACCCCGACATTCTCGCGCGAATGAATCGCCCATGTCCGCCCGAACACATGCGCAGAATCTTCGCGTACATCCGCGAGCTTGACCCTCTGTTTACCCTGCGCACAACGATAATGACGGGATTTCCCGGCGAGACGGATAAGAGCTTCAGCAGAGTGCTAGACTTCGTGAGTGATGTTGAGTTCGACAGGCTGGGAGCGTTCGTGTATTCGCCTGAGGAGGGCACTAAAGCGGCCAAGTTAAGCGGCAGGGTCTCGCGCAAGACAGCAGAAGCACGGTGCTCTAAGCTGATGGAGCTTCAGGCAGAGATTGCGCAGGAGAGAAGCGAACTCTTCGTTGAACGTGAAGTTGACGTGCTCGTCGAGGAGATTGACGCAGAGGCGGACGAAGCGTGGGGAAGAAGTTACCGCGACGCGCCGGAAGTTGACGGGCTCGTGTGCGTTGAGGGAGCAGCATCAATGAGACCCGGCGATGTTGTGCTGGCGAAGATTAACGACTGCAACGAAAACGATTTGTTTGGAGAGGTGATTAATGATGAGCGAAAGTAA
- the recA gene encoding recombinase RecA, with product MAKAAKKAPQSREEILEEALSDIRSKFGDGAIMKLGDTARKNVDVLSSGVLPLDVALGIGGYPKGRIVEIYGPEGSGKTTIALCAIAEAQKAGGIAAFIDTEHALDPRLAATLGVDVPNLYLSQPDSGEQALYILDQMVRTGAVDIVVLDSVAALTPQSEIDGRIGESQMGLQARLMSYSLRRLASIISKTNCIVIFINQLRALISTGYGQGPTETTTGGRALKFYSSIRLEVRRGKKIDKGDVTIGHELYLKVVKNKLAPPFRVGHTSLIYGKGIPRDVVVVDMAIDYGIIVKKGSWLAYKGETLGQGRESVAQFLAEHKDLQEEIVKGIMQKVGEGLGYMPEAEPMQEDAPELPEVDEIPDDEEGMLEIADTDSDAE from the coding sequence CTGGCTAAAGCGGCAAAGAAAGCTCCGCAGTCCCGCGAAGAAATCCTCGAAGAAGCCTTAAGCGACATCAGGAGCAAGTTCGGCGACGGCGCAATAATGAAGCTCGGCGACACCGCCAGAAAGAACGTTGACGTTCTGTCGAGCGGAGTTCTTCCCCTTGACGTTGCTTTGGGCATAGGCGGTTACCCGAAAGGCAGGATCGTCGAGATCTACGGCCCTGAAGGCAGCGGCAAGACCACAATAGCCTTGTGCGCAATCGCTGAGGCACAGAAGGCAGGAGGCATCGCGGCATTCATCGACACGGAACACGCTCTTGACCCGCGTCTCGCGGCGACGCTCGGGGTTGACGTTCCCAACCTCTACCTGTCCCAGCCCGACAGCGGCGAACAGGCTCTGTACATTCTTGACCAGATGGTCAGGACGGGAGCGGTTGACATTGTTGTGCTGGACTCTGTTGCTGCTCTGACTCCGCAGTCCGAGATAGATGGACGCATAGGCGAAAGCCAGATGGGGCTTCAGGCGCGCTTGATGTCCTACTCACTGCGCAGGCTCGCGTCAATAATCTCCAAGACCAACTGCATCGTGATATTCATCAACCAGCTCAGAGCCTTAATCTCCACCGGCTACGGGCAAGGGCCTACGGAGACCACGACAGGAGGCCGTGCGCTGAAGTTCTACTCGTCGATAAGGCTTGAGGTCAGGCGCGGCAAGAAGATCGACAAGGGCGACGTAACCATAGGCCACGAACTCTACCTGAAAGTCGTGAAGAACAAGCTCGCTCCGCCTTTCCGTGTAGGACACACCAGCCTGATTTACGGCAAAGGCATTCCGCGTGATGTCGTGGTCGTGGACATGGCGATAGACTACGGCATCATCGTGAAGAAAGGTTCATGGCTCGCGTACAAGGGCGAGACTCTCGGGCAGGGCAGGGAATCTGTCGCGCAGTTCTTGGCCGAACACAAGGACTTACAGGAAGAGATCGTGAAAGGCATAATGCAGAAGGTCGGCGAAGGTCTGGGCTACATGCCGGAGGCCGAACCGATGCAGGAAGACGCTCCCGAACTCCCCGAAGTCGACGAGATTCCTGACGATGAAGAAGGAATGCTCGAGATTGCGGACACTGACTCGGACGCAGAATAA
- a CDS encoding restriction endonuclease, producing the protein MPVPSTEEIRRPLLEAYKGDSPHYFRIKELMSLIAEKLGTHIDSMSPYERRALKSRINDAQAYLMTNKLISNPLKQTYMITRRGTEILETTTGIIEDEVFTVAEPASVKAEEELPPPDVEVVAEEEETPDVEAVAVEEEAEPADVEVVEEAPEEQPANVEAVAIEEEAADVEAVDYEAEEETPDVEAVAVEEAEPAETEAVAVAEEAADIEAVDDEEEQQAADVETIDDDAEEQAADVEVVAVEEEAEPADVEVVEEAAEEQPADVEAVAVEEEAEPADVEAVDIEEEAEPAESDAVAIEEEAADIEAVDYEAEEEAADVEAVDDDAEEEAADVEVVDEAEETAADTEPVDYEAEEQPSDVEATSDEAEPAEQEFTPANDDEDIAPADTQELFPDNIDLTDEPQTYDYEENSDMSTEELEDYSHAVTQSLSIDDVLERHNSELADNALMRAAGLSPEMFSIFVIDLLSKMGYNAYQNARYTSDASGNSLIQGVILDLKTKSNIYIHTSKLSPGRTVGRADVKDFASELAELGGTGIFATTGEFSEQAAVCAQDERIMLIDGQKLATLMINHNFCVNVERVFEVKELDDDSFSEYE; encoded by the coding sequence ATGCCTGTTCCCAGCACTGAGGAAATACGCAGGCCATTGCTTGAGGCATACAAGGGAGATTCTCCCCATTATTTCCGCATCAAGGAACTGATGAGCCTGATAGCGGAGAAGTTAGGGACGCACATAGATTCGATGTCGCCCTATGAGAGGAGAGCCCTTAAGAGCAGGATAAACGATGCCCAAGCATATTTGATGACGAACAAACTCATCTCGAACCCATTAAAGCAGACATACATGATAACCAGACGAGGGACGGAAATTTTGGAGACGACGACAGGGATTATTGAGGACGAAGTGTTTACTGTTGCAGAGCCAGCTTCAGTGAAAGCAGAGGAGGAGCTTCCGCCGCCTGATGTTGAGGTCGTTGCCGAAGAGGAAGAGACCCCAGATGTTGAGGCCGTTGCTGTAGAGGAAGAGGCAGAGCCTGCAGATGTTGAAGTCGTCGAAGAAGCACCAGAAGAGCAGCCAGCAAATGTTGAAGCTGTCGCCATAGAGGAAGAAGCCGCAGATGTTGAGGCTGTCGACTACGAAGCAGAGGAAGAGACCCCAGACGTTGAGGCTGTCGCCGTAGAAGAGGCAGAGCCTGCAGAGACTGAGGCTGTAGCTGTAGCGGAAGAAGCCGCAGACATTGAGGCTGTTGACGACGAAGAAGAACAACAAGCCGCAGACGTTGAGACTATTGACGATGACGCAGAAGAACAGGCCGCAGACGTTGAAGTCGTTGCTGTAGAGGAAGAGGCAGAGCCTGCAGATGTTGAAGTCGTCGAAGAAGCAGCAGAAGAGCAGCCAGCAGACGTTGAGGCCGTTGCTGTAGAGGAAGAGGCAGAGCCAGCAGATGTTGAGGCTGTCGACATAGAAGAAGAGGCAGAGCCTGCAGAGAGTGATGCTGTCGCTATAGAGGAAGAAGCCGCAGACATTGAGGCCGTCGACTACGAAGCGGAAGAAGAAGCCGCAGACGTTGAGGCTGTTGACGATGACGCAGAAGAAGAAGCCGCAGACGTTGAGGTCGTTGACGAAGCGGAAGAAACCGCCGCAGACACTGAACCTGTTGACTACGAAGCAGAAGAGCAACCGTCAGACGTTGAAGCAACGTCGGACGAGGCAGAGCCTGCAGAGCAAGAGTTCACGCCCGCCAACGACGATGAAGATATCGCACCCGCCGACACTCAGGAACTCTTCCCCGACAACATTGACTTGACCGACGAACCACAAACTTACGATTACGAGGAAAATTCAGACATGAGTACAGAAGAACTTGAAGACTATTCACACGCAGTAACACAGTCCCTGAGCATTGATGACGTTCTCGAACGCCACAACTCCGAACTTGCCGACAATGCCCTGATGCGCGCCGCAGGCCTCTCGCCGGAAATGTTCTCCATCTTCGTGATCGACCTGCTCTCAAAGATGGGCTACAACGCCTACCAGAACGCACGCTACACGTCCGATGCCTCTGGCAACAGCCTCATTCAGGGTGTAATCCTCGACCTCAAGACCAAGAGCAACATCTACATTCATACCAGCAAGCTCTCTCCCGGCAGGACGGTCGGACGCGCTGATGTCAAGGACTTCGCCAGCGAACTTGCGGAGCTCGGCGGAACAGGAATCTTCGCGACAACCGGCGAGTTCTCCGAGCAGGCCGCAGTCTGTGCTCAGGATGAACGCATCATGCTCATTGACGGCCAAAAGCTGGCGACGCTCATGATTAACCACAACTTCTGCGTGAACGTAGAGAGAGTCTTTGAGGTCAAAGAACTGGACGATGACAGTTTCTCCGAGTACGAATGA
- a CDS encoding nicotinamide-nucleotide amidohydrolase family protein, with the protein MRNAVLAAVGDELLSGARLEKNASFMAHHLHSKGIEVLRIEVLPDTDEAIHGLLARWIGHTDLLILSGGLGPTHDDRTRHAIASYLGCGLRAENAMYDRVVDRVRNDPHRLSYTERCRDPQAMIPEKAQAVFNPAGFALGIRFESEGTTVIALPGVPMEYQAMTRQELPEVFAPDSEHCSASVIILNIPEMTIAERIPEVIGNSALHVSILPAFPQVELIIRGEAKAVSEAERAVRSRFRDDVLPQGCASIAEAVLYEARFRGARIACAESCTGGLIGAALTEIAGSSDVFNGSAVTYSNEAKSNILGVKAATLREHGAVSEECAREMAEGALRIYDADFTVSVTGIAGPDGGSESKPVGTVCFGFASDRGTITITRRLPGGREEVRTRTVRFALSELWRMIHGA; encoded by the coding sequence ATGAGGAACGCGGTACTTGCGGCGGTCGGCGACGAACTCCTAAGCGGCGCGCGACTCGAGAAGAACGCGTCCTTCATGGCGCATCACCTTCACAGCAAGGGCATCGAGGTTCTGCGCATCGAGGTTCTTCCCGACACTGATGAAGCGATTCACGGGCTTCTTGCACGGTGGATAGGGCACACTGACTTGCTGATTCTTTCGGGAGGTCTTGGCCCGACCCACGACGACAGAACGAGGCACGCAATCGCTTCGTACTTGGGGTGCGGGCTGAGGGCGGAGAACGCGATGTATGACCGCGTCGTCGACAGGGTGCGCAATGACCCTCACCGTCTCTCCTACACGGAGAGGTGCAGAGACCCTCAGGCGATGATTCCCGAGAAGGCACAGGCTGTCTTCAACCCTGCAGGCTTCGCGCTGGGGATTCGCTTCGAGTCAGAAGGCACAACGGTGATAGCCCTGCCCGGCGTTCCGATGGAGTATCAGGCGATGACCCGACAAGAGCTCCCTGAAGTTTTCGCGCCGGACTCCGAGCATTGCAGTGCGTCGGTGATAATCCTGAACATTCCCGAGATGACTATTGCCGAACGCATCCCCGAAGTCATCGGCAATTCCGCGCTTCACGTGTCGATACTTCCTGCTTTCCCGCAGGTTGAGCTGATAATCAGGGGCGAGGCTAAGGCGGTCTCTGAGGCAGAAAGAGCTGTGCGCTCGCGTTTCCGTGATGACGTTCTGCCGCAAGGCTGTGCGTCCATCGCTGAGGCAGTGCTGTACGAGGCACGTTTCAGGGGCGCAAGGATTGCGTGTGCGGAGTCGTGCACGGGCGGGCTTATCGGCGCGGCACTGACCGAGATTGCGGGGAGCTCCGACGTGTTCAACGGCTCGGCGGTAACCTACAGCAACGAGGCCAAGAGCAACATTCTGGGCGTGAAGGCCGCAACTCTGCGTGAGCACGGAGCAGTCAGCGAGGAATGTGCGCGTGAGATGGCGGAAGGTGCGCTGAGAATCTACGACGCGGATTTTACGGTGAGCGTTACGGGTATTGCCGGGCCAGACGGAGGCAGCGAGAGCAAGCCTGTAGGGACGGTGTGCTTCGGGTTTGCGTCGGACAGAGGGACGATAACGATAACACGCAGGCTTCCGGGCGGACGCGAGGAAGTGAGGACACGGACGGTACGCTTCGCGCTGTCGGAACTGTGGCGGATGATTCACGGCGCGTGA
- the hrcA gene encoding heat-inducible transcription repressor HrcA, with the protein MRDGLTERQLSIVLSVVYEYIKTGEPAGSQTIVRKYIRGLSAATIRNEMADLEEMGYFSQPHSSSGRLPTALAYRIYVNSVTARARNRSHGEDAIRREILGSRSGIEDLLSQVTHLMARLTNCVAVAAVPALDGTKIQHIDLVPVGGRNVLTLIILEGGLVHHSQFTLPYDVEPSSLEELSSRISMFACGHSWNEVRDGLYKYVADGLNEARDSCRDAINALDKFLTEQNYKFFSSGARHLLEVPQFQELSRLQAVLNLLEQEKPLARMIEKCRHNREIEVTLGAENEAEGMKGMEDNAMILIPARPRQQKAVLGLIGPMRMDYERSIHVLESVAEALEEDSGR; encoded by the coding sequence ATGAGAGACGGTCTGACAGAACGTCAGCTGAGCATAGTTCTTTCTGTTGTCTACGAGTACATCAAGACGGGAGAGCCCGCCGGAAGCCAAACGATTGTCCGCAAGTACATTCGTGGACTGAGTGCCGCGACGATCCGCAACGAGATGGCAGACCTCGAGGAGATGGGTTACTTTTCCCAGCCTCACAGTTCGTCCGGCAGGCTTCCGACAGCATTAGCGTACAGGATCTATGTCAACTCGGTAACAGCACGTGCACGGAATCGCTCTCACGGAGAGGACGCGATACGCCGCGAAATTCTCGGAAGCCGCAGCGGCATTGAGGATCTGCTCAGCCAAGTTACTCACCTCATGGCAAGGCTCACCAACTGTGTGGCGGTTGCGGCTGTGCCTGCTCTCGACGGGACAAAAATACAACACATAGACCTTGTGCCTGTCGGAGGACGCAACGTTCTCACGCTGATTATCCTTGAGGGAGGGCTTGTGCATCACTCGCAGTTCACCCTGCCGTACGACGTTGAGCCTTCGAGCCTCGAGGAACTCTCAAGCAGAATCAGCATGTTCGCCTGCGGGCACTCCTGGAACGAAGTCCGCGACGGCCTCTACAAGTACGTTGCCGACGGCCTGAACGAAGCACGGGACTCCTGTAGGGATGCGATAAACGCTCTGGACAAGTTCCTGACCGAGCAGAACTACAAGTTCTTCAGCTCCGGCGCGAGGCATCTGCTCGAAGTTCCGCAGTTTCAGGAGCTCTCGAGGCTTCAGGCGGTGCTTAATCTCCTCGAGCAGGAGAAGCCGTTGGCACGAATGATCGAGAAATGCCGCCACAACAGAGAAATCGAGGTTACGCTCGGGGCAGAGAACGAAGCCGAAGGCATGAAGGGCATGGAGGACAACGCAATGATTCTCATACCCGCCCGGCCAAGACAGCAGAAGGCAGTGCTCGGGCTTATAGGGCCGATGAGGATGGACTATGAACGGTCAATACATGTACTTGAGAGCGTAGCAGAAGCATTAGAGGAGGATTCAGGAAGGTGA
- a CDS encoding phosphatidylglycerophosphatase A, translating to MMSESKRYPYYVWIASVFGLGFLPSGMPGTVSSAAACVVSAFVDVPMWAIVLVSAVGVYVTGKSEAYFGQKDPSFLNIDEVPGMWLTLYLLPKGFIIPGFFLFRLIDILKPFPVCTMEKLPGGWGIMADDILGGIMSNVILQALNAYFYHAGWMYPLLAGVL from the coding sequence ATGATGAGCGAAAGTAAACGCTATCCCTATTACGTGTGGATTGCGAGCGTATTCGGACTGGGCTTCCTGCCTTCGGGAATGCCCGGCACTGTGAGTTCTGCGGCGGCCTGTGTGGTCAGCGCGTTCGTTGACGTGCCGATGTGGGCAATAGTTCTTGTGTCGGCCGTAGGAGTGTACGTTACCGGCAAGTCTGAGGCATACTTCGGCCAGAAAGACCCGAGCTTCCTCAACATCGATGAAGTTCCAGGAATGTGGCTGACGCTGTACCTTCTGCCGAAAGGATTCATCATTCCCGGCTTCTTCCTGTTCAGGCTGATTGACATTCTTAAGCCCTTCCCCGTCTGCACGATGGAGAAGCTACCCGGCGGCTGGGGCATAATGGCTGACGACATTCTCGGCGGCATAATGAGCAACGTAATCCTTCAGGCACTCAACGCGTACTTCTACCACGCGGGCTGGATGTATCCTCTGCTTGCGGGGGTGCTGTGA